In the genome of Deinococcota bacterium, one region contains:
- the ruvB gene encoding Holliday junction branch migration DNA helicase RuvB → MEVDNTLRPRSLADYVGQKRLKEKLQVYLEAAKGRGEPLDHVLLYGPPGLGKTTLSHIIAYELGVGIRVTSGPAIEKPGDLAAILTNALDEGDVLFIDEIHRLGRVAEEHLYPAMEDFKIDIILGQGPAARTIRLDLPRFTLVGATTRPGLITGPMRSRFGIIEHLEYYSEDELAHGVKRDAALMGFGLEEEAALEIGRRARGTMRIAKRLLRRVRDYAEVAGESAVTVKRARSALDELGLDVLGLDARDRAILDAMITKFAGGPVGLDTLATAVSEDRATLEEVYEPFLIEKGFVQRTSRGRVATERAYGHLGYAYGRAGERGLFESEVEDA, encoded by the coding sequence GTGGAAGTCGACAACACCTTAAGGCCGCGCAGCCTCGCCGATTACGTCGGTCAAAAACGCCTCAAGGAGAAGCTCCAGGTCTACTTGGAGGCCGCCAAGGGCCGGGGTGAGCCCCTGGATCACGTCCTCCTCTACGGCCCGCCCGGCCTCGGCAAGACCACCTTGTCGCACATCATCGCCTATGAGCTCGGCGTGGGCATCCGCGTCACCAGCGGCCCGGCCATCGAGAAGCCCGGCGACTTAGCGGCCATCCTGACCAATGCCCTGGACGAAGGCGACGTGCTCTTCATCGACGAGATCCACCGCCTCGGCCGCGTCGCCGAGGAGCACCTCTACCCGGCGATGGAGGACTTCAAGATCGACATCATCTTGGGCCAGGGTCCGGCGGCGCGCACCATCCGCCTCGACCTGCCGCGCTTTACGCTGGTCGGTGCGACCACCCGCCCCGGTTTGATCACCGGGCCGATGCGAAGCAGGTTTGGCATCATCGAGCACTTGGAGTACTACAGCGAGGACGAGCTCGCCCACGGCGTCAAGCGCGACGCGGCGCTGATGGGCTTCGGGCTCGAGGAGGAGGCCGCCCTGGAGATCGGCCGCCGCGCGAGGGGCACCATGCGCATCGCCAAGCGCCTCTTACGGCGCGTGCGCGACTACGCCGAGGTGGCGGGGGAGAGCGCGGTGACCGTGAAGCGCGCCCGCAGCGCCTTGGACGAGCTCGGTCTCGACGTGCTCGGCCTCGACGCGCGCGACCGCGCCATCTTAGACGCCATGATCACCAAGTTCGCGGGCGGCCCGGTCGGCTTGGACACCCTGGCGACGGCGGTGTCGGAGGACCGGGCGACCCTGGAGGAGGTCTACGAACCCTTCCTGATCGAGAAGGGCTTCGTCCAGCGCACCTCGCGCGGGCGCGTCGCCACCGAGCGCGCCTACGGGCACCTGGGCTACGCCTACGGCCGCGCCGGCGAGCGGGGGCTCTTCGAGAGCGAGGTCGAGGACGCCTAG
- a CDS encoding Gfo/Idh/MocA family oxidoreductase gives MSSTATSPKVGIIGAGGVAIFHYKGYTAAGAEIVGIADLNPAAVEARQRQWHIPRGYASYESLLADPEIEAVSVCLPNALHHPATLAAARAGKHVLCEKPISLSLEEAQEMIGACRAAGVTLQVGHHLRSDPAAEKAKAMIERGELGRVTYMRLRQAHDWGGAKRLKASFTTLATAGGGTLLDNGCHMMDWARYFGGEVTSVYAHAATLQFDIEVDDTAVATLRFASGALGTVETAWTATGWEFGFWIYGTKGAVEYSNRLGTPVMRHVFRDSPGTSWSETDVATYTFGGLDGHSRSVVEFLAAIRGEREVICTGEDGLEAVRLILAAYDSARAGKAVELGALEPVG, from the coding sequence GTGAGCTCTACCGCCACGAGCCCCAAAGTCGGCATCATCGGCGCGGGCGGCGTCGCTATCTTCCACTACAAGGGCTACACCGCGGCGGGCGCGGAGATCGTAGGCATTGCCGACCTGAACCCGGCGGCGGTGGAGGCGCGGCAGCGCCAGTGGCACATCCCGCGCGGCTACGCGTCCTATGAGTCGCTTCTGGCCGACCCCGAGATCGAGGCGGTGTCGGTCTGTCTGCCCAACGCCCTCCATCACCCGGCTACGTTGGCCGCGGCCAGAGCCGGCAAGCACGTGCTCTGCGAAAAGCCCATCTCCTTGTCGCTCGAGGAGGCCCAGGAGATGATTGGAGCCTGCCGCGCGGCGGGCGTGACCCTGCAAGTCGGCCACCACCTGCGCTCGGACCCCGCCGCCGAGAAGGCAAAAGCGATGATCGAGCGGGGCGAGCTGGGCCGCGTCACCTACATGCGCCTGCGCCAGGCCCACGACTGGGGCGGCGCCAAGAGGCTCAAGGCGAGCTTCACCACGCTCGCCACCGCGGGCGGCGGCACGCTTTTGGACAACGGCTGCCACATGATGGACTGGGCGCGCTACTTCGGCGGCGAGGTGACGTCGGTCTACGCCCACGCCGCCACGCTTCAGTTCGACATCGAAGTCGACGACACCGCGGTGGCGACGCTCCGGTTTGCCTCGGGCGCGCTCGGTACCGTCGAGACGGCCTGGACCGCCACGGGCTGGGAGTTCGGCTTCTGGATCTACGGCACCAAGGGGGCCGTGGAATACAGCAACCGCCTGGGTACGCCGGTGATGCGCCACGTCTTTCGCGACTCGCCCGGGACCAGTTGGAGTGAAACCGACGTGGCCACCTACACCTTCGGCGGCCTGGACGGGCACTCCCGCAGCGTGGTCGAGTTCCTGGCGGCCATTCGCGGCGAGCGCGAGGTGATCTGCACCGGCGAGGACGGCCTCGAGGCGGTGCGCCTCATCCTGGCCGCCTACGACAGCGCTCGCGCGGGCAAGGCGGTCGAACTGGGGGCGCTCGAGCCGGTAGGCTGA
- a CDS encoding ABC transporter permease subunit encodes MQRSQQTNPPPPTKVSNLQQFLTTGPLQLLFALIVPVLGFFMLWRSFVFMRDADAPRSLIAVVALLVGVFGVWFLFWATNALVERFPARVRDGLRPYVFVGPAMTILGVYLVYPALNTLMRSFMNRNSTEFVGLENYRAIFFSREIQQVLLNNFMWLVFVTAGAVIAGLLIAVLVDRIGRLEPVAKSFIFLPMAISAVGASVIWKFMYDKQTTPGLPEIGFVNAVITSLGGRGLDFIRSFPINNFAFMFIMFWMVTGFCMVILSAAIKGVPSELLEAARIDGASEIRTFFSVTVPYIGPTLLVVTTTVLIMVLKVFDIVYVFGGQLYGADVIANRMFRELFTFVNYGLGSALASLLLIAVLPIIFWNIRELRQAQGR; translated from the coding sequence GTGCAACGAAGTCAGCAGACGAATCCGCCTCCCCCTACCAAGGTTAGTAATCTCCAACAGTTTCTGACTACGGGTCCACTCCAGCTTCTTTTCGCGCTGATCGTTCCCGTCCTCGGCTTTTTCATGCTGTGGCGTTCCTTCGTCTTTATGCGAGACGCCGACGCGCCACGTTCGCTCATTGCCGTCGTCGCGCTGCTGGTCGGCGTTTTCGGCGTGTGGTTCTTGTTTTGGGCGACGAATGCCTTGGTCGAGAGGTTCCCAGCGCGTGTGCGGGATGGGCTGAGGCCGTATGTGTTCGTCGGACCGGCGATGACCATCTTGGGAGTCTACCTCGTCTACCCCGCCCTCAACACCCTGATGCGCAGCTTCATGAACCGAAACTCCACCGAATTCGTCGGCCTCGAGAACTACCGCGCTATTTTCTTTAGTCGGGAGATACAGCAAGTTCTCCTCAACAACTTCATGTGGCTCGTCTTTGTGACGGCGGGGGCGGTCATCGCGGGTCTGCTCATCGCGGTGCTCGTCGACCGCATCGGACGCCTGGAGCCCGTGGCCAAATCGTTTATCTTCCTGCCGATGGCGATTTCGGCGGTCGGGGCGAGCGTCATCTGGAAGTTCATGTACGACAAGCAGACCACTCCCGGCCTGCCCGAGATCGGCTTCGTCAACGCGGTAATCACCAGCCTGGGGGGCAGAGGCCTGGATTTCATCCGCAGTTTTCCCATCAACAACTTCGCCTTCATGTTCATCATGTTCTGGATGGTGACCGGCTTTTGCATGGTGATCCTCTCGGCCGCCATCAAGGGCGTGCCCTCCGAACTGCTCGAGGCCGCCCGCATCGACGGTGCGAGCGAGATTCGCACCTTTTTCAGCGTCACCGTTCCCTATATCGGCCCGACGCTTCTCGTCGTGACCACGACGGTGCTCATCATGGTGCTCAAGGTCTTCGACATCGTCTACGTCTTCGGCGGTCAGCTCTACGGCGCCGACGTGATCGCCAACCGCATGTTCAGGGAGCTCTTCACCTTCGTCAACTACGGCCTGGGAAGTGCGCTGGCGTCGCTTCTCCTGATCGCCGTCTTGCCCATCATCTTCTGGAACATTCGTGAGCTGCGCCAGGCGCAGGGGAGGTAG
- a CDS encoding nucleotidyltransferase domain-containing protein, producing the protein MKEQVQAAAAPELDLERIARDLARSMKAEKVILFGSRARGGSSRRSDLDLFVVQKTERPPLARIGEGLKLLPPLPCDVDLIVYTPDELSARQETPFMRRLLSEGVILFDTPHG; encoded by the coding sequence GTGAAGGAGCAGGTTCAAGCGGCTGCGGCACCCGAACTCGACCTCGAGCGCATCGCTCGAGACCTGGCGCGGAGCATGAAGGCCGAAAAGGTTATCCTCTTCGGCTCGAGAGCCAGGGGCGGCTCGAGTCGGCGCAGCGACCTGGATCTTTTCGTGGTGCAGAAGACTGAACGGCCGCCGCTAGCGCGTATTGGCGAGGGCCTCAAGCTCTTGCCCCCGCTCCCTTGCGACGTCGATCTCATCGTCTATACGCCCGATGAGCTCAGTGCCAGGCAGGAAACCCCCTTTATGCGGCGGCTTTTGAGTGAAGGTGTCATCCTCTTTGACACTCCCCACGGCTAA
- a CDS encoding carbohydrate ABC transporter permease — protein MVDLRKVLTRGPLYFIVIIICVFWSIPTLGMLISSFRSQSDISQSGWWTVFALERENPAYAGLQSEVANREVAATRAQITLEGSQEALAQARADLEAARAAGDAERIAAAEAAVAAAEEAVAGAEARVARQQERVISARSALAESDVPARIRFGSEAWRTQWTLDNYNRVLTTENMGTAFVNSLLVTVPSVVIPITIAAFAAFAFAWMRFPGRNLFFALVVILMVVPLHVALIPILRIYINLDLNGTYLGIWLAHTGFGMPLAIYLLYGYISTIPKEIIESAEVDGASPFTKFSTLVLPLSIPAIASFAIFQFLWVWNDLLVALVFLGTQVQNRVVTRELAEMIGSRGQDWHILTAGAFISMLVPLIIFFMLQRYFVRGMMAGSVKG, from the coding sequence GTGGTCGATCTCAGAAAGGTTCTGACGCGGGGCCCGCTCTACTTCATCGTCATCATCATCTGCGTGTTCTGGTCCATTCCCACGCTCGGCATGCTGATCAGCTCGTTTCGCTCTCAGAGCGACATCAGCCAGAGCGGCTGGTGGACGGTTTTTGCGCTCGAGCGTGAAAATCCGGCGTATGCAGGTCTCCAGAGTGAGGTCGCCAACCGTGAAGTGGCGGCAACGAGGGCGCAAATCACGCTGGAGGGAAGCCAAGAGGCCCTTGCCCAGGCACGGGCCGACTTGGAAGCGGCCCGCGCCGCCGGCGACGCAGAACGGATCGCCGCAGCGGAGGCCGCCGTCGCCGCCGCCGAAGAGGCTGTCGCAGGGGCAGAGGCGCGCGTCGCACGCCAGCAGGAGAGGGTGATAAGCGCGCGGAGCGCCCTAGCCGAGAGCGACGTGCCCGCGAGGATTCGTTTCGGTTCCGAGGCGTGGCGTACGCAGTGGACGCTCGACAACTACAACAGGGTTTTGACGACCGAAAACATGGGAACGGCCTTCGTCAACTCTTTACTCGTCACCGTTCCCTCGGTCGTTATCCCCATCACCATCGCCGCCTTTGCCGCTTTTGCCTTTGCTTGGATGCGCTTTCCCGGCCGAAACCTCTTTTTCGCCCTCGTCGTCATCCTGATGGTGGTGCCGCTGCACGTCGCGCTCATCCCGATCCTGCGCATCTACATCAATCTGGACCTAAACGGCACCTACTTGGGCATTTGGCTCGCCCACACCGGCTTCGGCATGCCGCTGGCTATCTACCTTCTCTACGGCTACATCTCCACCATCCCCAAGGAGATCATCGAGTCGGCGGAGGTAGATGGCGCCTCGCCCTTCACGAAGTTCTCGACCCTAGTCCTACCGCTCTCCATCCCGGCCATCGCCTCGTTCGCCATCTTCCAGTTCTTGTGGGTCTGGAACGACCTCCTGGTCGCGCTGGTGTTCCTGGGAACGCAGGTCCAAAACCGGGTAGTGACCCGCGAGCTCGCCGAGATGATCGGCTCCAGGGGCCAGGACTGGCACATCCTGACGGCCGGCGCCTTTATCAGCATGCTGGTGCCGCTGATCATCTTCTTCATGCTCCAACGCTACTTCGTGCGCGGGATGATGGCGGGTTCGGTCAAGGGCTGA
- a CDS encoding threonine/serine dehydratase, whose amino-acid sequence MIPLSSIEAARRRLAPYLSPSPVLRADSYSRRLAAEVVFKLELFLPTHAFKVRGALNALLCLSAAERARGVVTASAGNHGLGVAYAAAQVGAKATIVLPSTTPAIRLGAIAALGGKVIVRGDDWNEANRHAERLVASEGYTYVSPFDDPAIMAGQGVLALELLEQVPDVDIILASVGGGGLISGVASAVKQLRPEVRVVGVETLGADCMAQSLAAGYPVELPKFTSIAESLGTKRSSERPFAIIREAVERVVVVSDEAALQDLLWSLNLEKILMEPAASCTLAALTQGLLPDIKGKTVVPIICGGNISLESVLGWMKRFEMSADGRPLASSST is encoded by the coding sequence ATGATCCCCCTTTCCTCCATCGAGGCGGCGCGGCGCCGCCTCGCCCCCTACCTCAGCCCGAGCCCCGTTCTCCGCGCCGACAGTTACAGCCGGCGGCTGGCGGCGGAGGTCGTCTTCAAGCTCGAGCTCTTTTTGCCCACCCACGCCTTCAAGGTGCGCGGGGCGCTCAACGCGCTCCTCTGCTTGTCGGCGGCCGAAAGGGCGCGCGGGGTGGTGACCGCCTCGGCGGGCAACCACGGCCTGGGCGTCGCCTACGCCGCCGCACAGGTCGGCGCGAAGGCGACCATCGTCCTGCCCTCGACCACGCCGGCGATCCGCTTGGGGGCCATTGCAGCTCTGGGCGGCAAGGTGATCGTTCGCGGCGACGACTGGAACGAGGCCAACCGCCACGCCGAAAGGCTGGTGGCGAGCGAGGGCTACACCTACGTGAGCCCCTTTGACGACCCGGCGATCATGGCGGGCCAGGGTGTGCTTGCCCTCGAGCTGCTCGAGCAGGTTCCGGACGTGGACATAATCCTCGCCTCGGTGGGCGGCGGCGGGCTCATCTCGGGCGTCGCCTCGGCGGTCAAGCAGCTCAGGCCCGAGGTGCGCGTCGTCGGGGTGGAGACTCTGGGCGCCGACTGCATGGCTCAGTCGCTGGCCGCGGGTTACCCGGTAGAACTGCCCAAGTTCACCTCGATCGCCGAGAGCCTGGGCACCAAGCGGAGCAGCGAGCGGCCCTTTGCCATCATCAGGGAAGCCGTCGAACGCGTCGTGGTGGTCTCCGACGAGGCCGCCCTGCAAGACCTCCTGTGGAGTCTCAACCTCGAAAAAATCCTCATGGAACCGGCCGCGTCCTGCACGCTCGCTGCGCTCACGCAAGGTCTGCTGCCCGACATAAAGGGCAAGACCGTGGTGCCCATCATCTGCGGCGGGAACATCAGCCTCGAGTCGGTGCTGGGCTGGATGAAGCGCTTCGAAATGAGCGCGGACGGCCGCCCCCTGGCCTCTTCGAGCACTTAA
- a CDS encoding ThuA domain-containing protein, with amino-acid sequence MARTRVTIWNEFLHERENETVRALYPDGIHNALAHGVARFGDLETATATLEQPDHGLGGAVLENTDVLVWWGHKAHKRVSDALAARVQQQVLSGMGLVVLHSGHFSKPFKRLMGTNCSLKWREADEKERLWNIEPAHPIMAGIGPCIELPQEEMYGERFDVPTPDEVLMLSWFQGGEVFRSACTWRRGHGRVFYFRPGHETYPSYHNDDILRVIANGCLWARRRVTIPTEKAPQVSALEPVPNSGKEAIL; translated from the coding sequence TTGGCACGGACCAGAGTCACGATTTGGAACGAATTCCTGCACGAGCGGGAGAACGAGACCGTCAGGGCCCTCTATCCGGACGGCATCCATAACGCTCTCGCCCACGGCGTCGCCCGCTTCGGCGACCTCGAGACGGCCACCGCCACCCTGGAGCAGCCCGACCACGGCCTTGGCGGCGCGGTCCTGGAGAATACCGACGTGCTCGTCTGGTGGGGCCACAAGGCGCACAAGCGCGTGAGCGACGCCTTGGCCGCCAGGGTCCAACAGCAGGTGCTGTCGGGGATGGGGCTCGTCGTGTTGCACTCGGGGCATTTCTCAAAACCCTTCAAGCGCCTGATGGGCACCAACTGCTCCTTGAAGTGGCGCGAGGCCGACGAGAAGGAGCGGCTCTGGAACATCGAGCCCGCGCACCCCATCATGGCGGGCATCGGGCCCTGTATCGAGCTTCCCCAGGAGGAGATGTACGGCGAACGCTTCGACGTCCCCACGCCCGACGAAGTCCTGATGCTCTCCTGGTTCCAGGGCGGCGAGGTCTTCCGTAGCGCCTGCACCTGGCGGCGCGGCCACGGCCGCGTCTTCTACTTCCGGCCCGGCCACGAGACCTATCCCAGCTACCATAACGACGATATCCTTCGCGTCATCGCCAACGGCTGCCTCTGGGCGCGCCGCCGCGTCACTATCCCCACCGAAAAGGCGCCCCAGGTGAGCGCGCTCGAGCCCGTTCCCAACAGCGGCAAGGAGGCCATCTTGTGA
- a CDS encoding ABC transporter substrate-binding protein, protein MLSLSVGTAQEDLSGTTVTIFGAFTDSSEVNAVNEGLVSFEGETGVDVVYEGASDFEILINTRVEAGDPPDIACFPQPGLMNRFADQIVDVTSFLERDYLEGQYIPGMVDISESYDGSDKVLGVWTRVVVKSLVWYSPQMFDDFGYEVPETWDELMALSDQIVEDGGVPWSVSMESGAATGWVGTDWIEDIMLRTTSLENYDRWTVPASEEERLPFTSEEVRGAWELMGNVFLNEDYVLGGTNRILGVSFFDTGVPVVEGQAFMTKMGSFMPPWLGDRLANIDIAPDGDLWYFLLPEIDEEYGRPVLIGGDVCAMFNDRPEVRAVMEYLTTGESLRPGIEAGVFLSPHTDADAEWYRAEERGLAEILLNADAVRFDGGDLQPADVGAGTFWQGIVNYVGGTRDLDAVLQDIDASWPSN, encoded by the coding sequence ATGCTTTCGTTGAGTGTCGGCACTGCTCAAGAGGATCTCTCCGGAACCACGGTGACCATCTTTGGCGCTTTTACCGACTCGAGTGAGGTGAATGCGGTCAATGAAGGCCTTGTGTCTTTTGAAGGGGAAACGGGAGTCGATGTCGTCTATGAAGGGGCGAGCGACTTCGAGATCCTCATCAACACGCGCGTCGAGGCCGGCGACCCTCCCGACATCGCCTGCTTCCCGCAGCCGGGCCTGATGAACCGCTTCGCGGACCAGATCGTGGACGTCACCAGCTTCCTCGAACGCGATTACCTCGAGGGTCAGTACATCCCCGGCATGGTCGACATCTCCGAGTCTTATGACGGCTCGGACAAGGTGCTCGGCGTGTGGACCCGGGTCGTCGTCAAGAGCTTGGTGTGGTACTCGCCGCAGATGTTCGACGACTTCGGCTACGAGGTTCCCGAGACCTGGGACGAGCTGATGGCGCTGTCCGACCAGATCGTCGAAGACGGCGGCGTGCCCTGGAGCGTCTCGATGGAGTCGGGAGCCGCGACCGGTTGGGTCGGCACCGACTGGATCGAAGACATCATGTTGCGCACCACCTCACTCGAGAACTATGACCGCTGGACCGTTCCTGCGAGCGAAGAGGAGCGTCTGCCCTTCACCTCCGAAGAGGTGCGCGGCGCCTGGGAACTGATGGGAAACGTCTTCCTCAACGAGGATTACGTCCTCGGCGGCACCAACCGCATCCTGGGCGTGAGCTTCTTCGACACCGGCGTGCCGGTCGTCGAGGGCCAAGCCTTTATGACCAAGATGGGTTCGTTCATGCCGCCCTGGCTCGGTGACCGCCTCGCCAACATCGACATCGCCCCGGACGGCGACCTCTGGTACTTTCTCTTACCTGAGATCGACGAGGAGTACGGCCGCCCGGTCTTGATCGGTGGCGACGTGTGCGCGATGTTCAACGACCGGCCCGAGGTTCGGGCGGTGATGGAGTACCTGACCACGGGCGAATCCTTGCGTCCCGGTATCGAAGCGGGCGTGTTCCTCTCGCCCCACACCGACGCCGATGCCGAGTGGTACCGTGCAGAGGAGCGCGGCCTGGCCGAGATCCTCCTGAACGCGGACGCGGTACGCTTCGACGGCGGCGACTTGCAGCCTGCCGACGTCGGCGCGGGCACCTTCTGGCAGGGCATCGTCAACTACGTGGGCGGCACCAGAGACCTCGACGCCGTTCTCCAAGACATCGACGCGAGCTGGCCCAGCAACTAG
- a CDS encoding cysteine hydrolase yields MNELVREALTTALTKTTLTKTTLTKGAVAKGATVQAALLKDWLQGLSALELAGLEPARTALASVDMTQGFCRQGALASERAAAVIPAVADTVGRLTAHGVPDAQIAFIQDSHPEDAQEFSVYPPHCVKGSLEAEAVSELRALPHWQDYRHFKKNSIASHTSAGFRGWLEGLEVNTIVAVGVVTDLCLYTLALHLQTHNLAAGLGRRIVVPETCTQTWDAPGHPGDLYHALFLHQLGRNGVEVVREIT; encoded by the coding sequence ATGAACGAACTAGTCCGAGAGGCGTTGACAACGGCATTGACAAAAACAACATTGACAAAAACAACATTGACAAAAGGGGCGGTAGCAAAGGGCGCGACGGTGCAGGCGGCGCTCCTGAAGGACTGGCTGCAGGGGCTGAGCGCGCTCGAGCTCGCGGGGCTCGAGCCCGCGCGCACCGCGCTCGCCAGCGTGGACATGACCCAGGGTTTCTGCCGCCAGGGCGCGCTGGCCAGCGAGCGTGCCGCCGCGGTAATCCCCGCTGTGGCCGACACCGTCGGGCGCTTGACGGCACACGGTGTGCCCGACGCGCAGATCGCCTTTATCCAGGACAGCCACCCCGAGGACGCGCAGGAGTTCAGTGTCTACCCGCCCCACTGCGTCAAAGGCAGCTTAGAGGCCGAGGCGGTGAGCGAACTGAGAGCCCTGCCGCACTGGCAGGACTACCGCCACTTCAAGAAGAACAGCATCGCCAGCCACACCAGCGCGGGCTTCAGGGGCTGGTTGGAGGGGCTCGAGGTGAACACCATCGTCGCCGTGGGCGTGGTCACCGACCTCTGCCTCTATACGCTGGCGCTGCACCTGCAAACCCACAACCTGGCGGCCGGGCTGGGCCGGCGCATCGTCGTACCCGAGACCTGCACCCAGACCTGGGACGCCCCCGGCCACCCCGGCGACCTCTACCACGCGCTCTTCTTGCACCAGTTGGGGCGCAACGGGGTGGAGGTCGTGAGGGAAATAACCTAG
- a CDS encoding alpha/beta hydrolase, translating into MRRLPALVAALLLSAPCLSASAVLEAVPETVPETSPDVSRVDIARVDTDRVDIGGRRLALRCQGEGEPVVVMEAGLGDAGTVWEAVMARVARVTRACAYDRADLGDSDPAPAGETRTVQDAVDDLAALLDEIGLEDPVVLVGHSAGGLIATMFAHDFPERVAALALVDSSHPDQAAALAEVRPRRASEAWEAFLAHNPSLERWDVAAAFAQGRAPYAEAGSLGDLPLVVLSRETTPSPDMVSFYTEAIWPGYTLDILEREEEVWLRLQRDLAAMSSRSEHRIAATNDHYLHVREPDFVAAAVSELVAAARR; encoded by the coding sequence GTGAGGCGGCTCCCCGCCCTCGTCGCCGCGCTCCTCCTGAGCGCCCCGTGTCTGAGCGCCTCGGCCGTGCTCGAGGCCGTCCCGGAGACGGTCCCGGAGACGAGCCCGGACGTGAGCAGGGTGGATATTGCCAGGGTGGACACCGACAGGGTGGATATCGGCGGCCGCCGGCTGGCCCTGCGCTGTCAGGGCGAGGGAGAGCCGGTCGTGGTGATGGAGGCCGGCCTGGGGGACGCGGGGACGGTGTGGGAGGCGGTGATGGCCAGGGTCGCCCGCGTCACCAGGGCCTGCGCCTACGACCGCGCCGACCTGGGCGACAGCGACCCGGCGCCGGCGGGGGAGACGCGCACCGTGCAAGACGCCGTGGACGACCTGGCCGCGCTCCTGGACGAGATCGGTTTGGAAGACCCCGTCGTGCTCGTCGGCCACTCGGCCGGCGGGCTCATCGCGACGATGTTCGCCCATGATTTTCCCGAGCGGGTGGCCGCGCTCGCCTTGGTGGACAGCTCGCACCCCGATCAGGCGGCGGCCCTGGCCGAGGTCCGGCCGAGGCGGGCGAGCGAGGCCTGGGAGGCCTTTTTGGCCCACAACCCCTCGCTCGAGCGCTGGGACGTGGCCGCGGCCTTTGCGCAGGGGCGCGCGCCCTACGCCGAAGCCGGCTCGCTCGGCGATCTGCCGCTCGTCGTCCTCAGCCGCGAGACGACGCCGTCTCCCGACATGGTGAGCTTTTATACCGAGGCGATCTGGCCGGGCTATACTCTGGACATCCTCGAGCGCGAAGAGGAGGTCTGGCTGCGCTTGCAGCGAGACCTCGCCGCCATGTCCTCGCGGAGCGAACACCGCATCGCCGCGACGAACGACCACTACCTCCATGTTCGCGAGCCCGATTTCGTGGCGGCGGCGGTCAGCGAGCTGGTGGCGGCGGCGCGGCGCTGA